The DNA sequence ACACGGATCCCTATGGCCGATCCGCGGCTCCCATGTTCGAGTCTTTATTCCCTTCGAAAGAAACCGAGCCTCAATAACGCCGACCAGAGTCAGCGTAGCACCTTGACCTTCTTAAGATAGCCCCGTAATCCACATTTAAGCAACCAACTCAACGACACCACCAGCCTCCTTGATCTTCCGTTCAGCATCCCGGCTGAAGTACCTGGCACGGACGACGATGGGGATCTCGGGAATGCGGCCCTTGCCGAGAACCTTGGAGTAGccaagaggaaggaggtcgaTAACGGGAGCAGTGTCGGTCTTCTGGCCGTTCACGTAGGCGTCACGCTGCTCAGCGGGAACGAGGGACCACAGCTAAACCAAGAGTTCACCAATCAGTTAAATGTTAATCACAGCCATGGTAAATATCTCGCTCCCTTCATTGTTGCCAATTGATTCATCTTGCTTTCATAGCATCCCTCATATTTCATGTCACACTATGCATTTCATGCAACCTATCCTCCTCTTTATCTCCTTCCATCGGTCTACGGCAATGTTCATAACTCCACGTACCTTGTCGAGGTTGATCACGGGCTTCCAGAACTGCTGATTGGTCTTGTGGAAGTACCTCATACCAACCTTACCGAAATAACCGGGGTGGTACTTGTCGAGGTTGGtacggtggtggtgctgaCCACCGGCCATACCACGACCACCGGGGTGCTTGCGGTGCTTGCCGATACGACCGTAACCGGCGGACACATGGCCGCGGCTAGAAGAGAGAGATCCAAGTCAGCTTCGTCTTGTCCCAATCATTCATAACGTCGATATAGGAGCCGGATGGGATATTAGCTTGTCGCATTTTACCACGACAAACAAGAACGTTCGACCACACTAAGGCGATAAAGAAAGAGCTTTTCGACTCACgctttccttgtcttcgaGAAACGGGTAGGCATCTTGTCGACGGTGGTGTGCTCGACAAGACCGGTCTGAGTGTTTGGCGATGGGGGGATGCGATCGTGTGTGCTGGTCGCTCAGATGTTGAAATCAAGGCCTGGAGGCGGCGGCTCTAGATTGTGCGCTAAGTTCGCTTGCCCTAAGTAGGGTCAACCCTTCCTGTCTTGGCATAATCACGTGATCCTCATCACGGGAAAATGAGTGAAGACCAATATTTTCTAAGGAAGAAATTTTCATATTAAGAATGTATAAAGTAATGTTTACTAGGTTTTGCTGGTCCTTTGTGCCACAAAGAACTTCGAAAGACTACCTATTGTTGCCCCAGCTGGCCGCAGAGCGGAACTGCTCGCCATGCTTTGTTTGATCCAAGCGGGCAGTTTCCCTTGTATAGCGGGTTTATCGTAACGTCTATCCATCAAAACGATGGCAGCGTAATCATTACGATGTCTAATCGCTCTCCCTATACACTGATTGACTGCCCGCATGCAGGAGTTCTCATAGAAATCCTTTCCCGCAGCTTTTGCGACCAACTGCCGGTTTGCATCGGAGCCCGAGCTCTCTTTGTATGCTTTTTGCTCAACATAGTGGATCTTTGCTTGCCAAACCGCACTGCGTATATTTGGAAAGGGCAAGCCAACAATCAACACACCTCTCCCCAATCTGTCAGAAAAGTTGATACCCTCTGACAGCTTTCCACCGACCACGGAAAGAAGTAACGCCCCTCGCCCTGATCCGACAATACTTGCATATTCTTGCAAAAGCTCCTCAGTGCTTATAGTCACATCTCGTGACTCATGCAGAATAGTCTTTTTCCCCTCGATCAAGTCATAGACAGTACGATTCTTCTCTCCTGCAAGGGTTCTTTTCCATATGCTCAACACTTGACTTAGATAGTCATAACTTGGGAAAAAGGCAACGACGCCATCTGGAATAACCTGGCATAGAGCAGCCATCGTTCGTCCCAGGTCAACTATCTGTGCACACGCATGATTTAGATCGTGGAAATAGAAGGGTTACTCGAACTAAGAATTCATACCATCCGTTCTGAATCCCGTGTCTCAAAGGTAAAGTCAAATTCTGTACCTGTAACCCCTTTACCTAGGACTTGTGCGATCAAATTCTCTGGGGGAATGACATGACCATAGCTAAAGGTGCCCAGGCGACTCGATGGCACGTATGGGAACAAGTGATGTATGTAATCCGTCATCTGTATGTTTTGTCAACTAATGAAAAAAGGGCGTGCTAGTTAGAAACTAACATACAGGTGACATAGTTCCGCCAGCTAAGATAACAGCTCTTGCATCGTCAACAATTTCGCGAAATTGATTCATTGGGTCGAGGAGCATATATTTCAACTGAATATCACCTTGGGCCTTAATATAGAACAATTTTCCTTCTGCTGAAAGGTTCATCAATGGTAGGAGGAAACTCTGTATATGGAATAGGACCGGTGTGGAAGGCTTTCTGTCTGCTTGGCGGTCTGCTCGCTCTCGAGAAAATTCGGAATAACCGTCAACCTTCCTCGCTAGTTTACTCTCACGTAAATATCGACATAACTTGTAAGGGTTAATCTGGTCCACGCCTTTTCCAGACATGAGGTCTGATGGCTGGACAGGACCTTCGGGAGCTTGACTTGTTTCGAGAATTGTTTTGAGGTGGTCAGTAATCGAAGTGACAAGTCTGATAACCTGTGCGATATAGTTCCGgttctttcctttcagtCGAGTTTTAAACTTTCTTGCGTATGTTGTCAACTGGAATAGAGAGGTTTGCAGTTCCGAGAGTGTGATTGTTACCGAATGGATGTTGGATATAGCATCCATCAAATTATGAGCCTCGTCAATAACAACGACATGCCCCTTTATCGATAGATCAAGCGCGTCTCTGGCTGACCGCTGAAGCAACAAGGGATACGGAAGCGTCACGATCTTTCAAATATTAACAACGGCTGTCCAGCAAACAGGTTCTGTGAGCAACCCACCTCACTATGCTTGGTGACTGAGCGGGACGCGTAGTAGGGACATATTCCAATATCCTTCCCTAATTTTCCTATATCCTCAATATCCTTAACTGTGGCTAGTACGTGGTCCCGAAATTGTAAAACCTGCGCCTCGTTCTCATTTGATGGTAGAAACGGGCATCTCTGTTCCGCGGCAACACCTGGCTGCTGCATATCTAAGCAGCGTTCACTGATTGCAGTTACATTATCTAAGGAAGACACTCGAGGGTTTATGCACAGATTTTTCCGAGACCCAAGAGATAAGTGCCTTACACCTTCCTGGAGTCCATCTGTGTCAGCCACTCCTTCACTGAAGTCCTTCGGTATGCTCGAAGGCATATTGACTCTTCGCAATTCGCTTGCAAATTGTGTTAATTGGGAGTGTGTCCTCGAGCAGTAAAGtatcttgatatcttcatcccCATAATCTTCGTCTTGTCTGGGATGTGCCGATGATTTGTGTTGGAAACGCTTCAATAACTCTAGCGTGCCGGTGGAAAGACCGCTTGAATAATCAGTCCGCTTCCGTGAGGAACTCTTCTCTTCGCCTTCGCTGTCGTAATCATCCAATGCGAAATCATTGTCGGTCTGCGCATCTGAAGCCCTAGAAGGCACATCGAACTTCTGGACTGGCGTTTCAGCAAGGAAATTGCCTACTCATGAAACTGATAGCTACCATACCTGTCGTTTGCGTGGTCCGCTCGAGTTCTCTAGAGCAAttttctgcttttcctctttatGCCTTGCTTTTGCCAATCGTTCCTGGAgttctttcctcttctcagAGACAGCGCGACTGGATTCCCGTTTTGCATACTCCAGCATCCATTCCGGTTCTCCGTCATCATCTGCGAGATTACGTATTAGACCAGATTCCTGTTAAGTCCAACCGAAAGTCTAACATGTAGTGTTGTTGACAGTTTCCTGGAAAACTTTCCGTTTATGGTCTCGTAGCCAGGTCAACGAGCCGCATATTATGCTTAAAGATTTTCCCTAGTGCAGACAAGTCTCAGTAATCGAACAAGTGCTTATTGTCAGTATGATATTTAAAGTCTTCTGCTAATATACATTCCGTTACTTCTACAACGGCAGATATCCACCAAGAATGGAGGTGTAGAAACAACAACTGGTCCAAAAGTTTGACTCACAGTGCCTATCATCAGGTGCGTCAGAGGAGCCTCAATTCAAATCGAACGCCAACTTACCAGTGGGAGACTCAAAGACAGCCACTTTACCCTTTTCAATACAAGAGTATAAGGCCCGCATGAACTGGAGCTGAATGTCATATGGCGAATAAGGGTGGTGGAACTCTTCTGCCTGGGGTTCCATGATTCCTGCAGGAGATAGCGTTCACACGTTCATCAGGTATTAGTAGATCAGAGGCTCAAGCTCAGTATGGGTCCATTGTACGATCCGCCTATCAACTAGCCAACTAGCCgaagagggaggaaaggagcaggggcaaaggaaaacggAAAACGGAAAAGATAAAAGGAAAACTAAAAAGAGTAAAAGGGGGCGGGGTGCAGGTTACTAATTTGTACTAGAAGGCCCAATGATAAGAGGCGAAAATGGGGGCGGTAAGATTAAGACCTCGTCTGTAGTACTTACCTACTCTCTAGGCACTCACTGTCTCATATAGTCCTAGACttatagtatgtacatacacctGCcacctacggagtactgtaccTATCCACGATTACATCAGTTCATAACATTATCGAGACCGAAAGACCCACAATGAAGTCTATGTTTTTCAAAGGAGCCTGGAAAGAGCGGAAGAGCTGTTATTACTGTCCCTCAAGTTGCTTCAATACAGAGTACGAATCCTCACTACGCAGGCAATCATATGCCAAGCAAGAAGTGCCAAGTTTTCTTTCGAGATAAAACAcaaatttctttctcttgagAAGCAGTTTTGAAAGCGATGAATCATACAAAACCGAGGTCACGGAGAACTTACCCATTAGGTACCTATCTCTATCTGATAGACGATTATGTACCGTATACGGTGTGGAGCAGCGGTTTTTATCAGTTGTAAGGAGTAGTATTTACTGGGTATGTCCAGTTTCTTTCTTACCCTTCTAGTCATACCTGTATGGACAAAGGCACTCGGTAGGttttgtatgtactatgtatgtactttacACAGGCACTAGTCCCAGGTAAGCTGACATTTCCCTCTTAGTATCACAGGGACCTTTTTgtcttcaatttcttttcttgtctctcGCTTAAAAGCATATCATCCtatgtcatcttcttcacataCCGGGGTAGGGCAAGGGCTTGCGCTACAGAAATGAATTACTGATTCATCTACCGCCTAGCAGAGCATCTGTTATATTTGAAGTGACGTTATTAGTAAATACTAATTTAATTCAGGGAGGGGAAGGATAACGATgaaagtacggagtactccgtaaaaaATACAATTTAAAGTGATTAATTCTCAATTCTTCTTACCCCACTCAACCCATGTCCCATACTACCAGATACGTCCGCAGTACGTCTCTGATTCAACACTCGGGACCCTCATCCATCACTTCACCCCATCCCCCATTCAATTTTCGCTCTTTCGTCTGACAATTCTTACTGGGTAAACACTCGTCATCAGTGGCTTTCCTGCTgcctgtctctctctctcgctAGATGACGAGCAGGTTCCTTGCAGTTCTTCCAACGTGttctgtacggagtatatccaGCAAAGTCTCTGTCTTTCCTGGGTCCTCCGGCAATAAAACTTCCCCACAGTTGGCActctttattttccttttattctctttttgatTACGTACCGAAGAACCGTTGAGCCCGGAGAGCCTAATCGTATTATTAGCTCTAGTCTGACTCTCAAACCCAAATTATTTGGCAAGGCCAACGAAAGACAAgaacggaaaagaaaagcccaaTAGTCCAGAGAGTTCTTTTGATTATTTATCCTTTTCTGGGGGGGtggaggaaaaaaaaaaaagctttCGAGGAAAATTAttaaagaggaagagaagaaaatacGCCGACAATGAATAGACCACCTCAAGGTCGCGGTCAGCCAAGGCTGGGAGCTACATGGTATCCAGGGGGTCAGGATGATTTTTACATGCCAGAAGTTATAtccccttccccccaaaGGTAAGACAGCCCCATCCAGTTGTTGAtttggagaagaacaaaacaaaggaagaaagaaagacataaACCGAAACAGGAAGTCTTCTACAGCTACGCCTGCTTTTTTGGCATCTTTatttttcctccttttttttccccttttcccCTACAGTGGATGGGTGTGTTGCTAATCTGGACACGCTCTATCTTACCAGCAGAGTCATGCCTGAGGTCCCGGAGACTATGCAGGACAATATTGCCCACCTCGAGCATGAAGCTCGAAGCCCCCACCGTAGTCAATATGCTCCTGTACAATATGATCGGTCTCATTTTCCCGAGAGAACTTCTTCTGCCGCTGTAGTCCAGGGACAGCCCATCACTGCCGGCTACGAGGACACTGCCCACTACGAACAAGCCGCCGTTTACGATACCATGGAATCTCCTAATTTCTCGGCGTTCCCTGTCCTACGCAACCCCCCTCCAAATGTGCCCCCCACCGATGAGCAGAGAGAAGCGAGCTTGGAGAGGGCTCGAATGGCAGTACTTTCCTCCAATGACCCCGAAATGCAATTGGCTTGGGCTCAGGACGCCCTAGCTTACGTCGAGGTCGCCGTGCAGAATGAGGCTCGTCTGTCCCTAATCCAACCCCCGCGTCCCCAAACTCCGCAAGTGGAGCATCAGTTGAAGGTTGATGCGATGAACATCGTTAATTTCTTGGCCGATCAGCATCACCCCAAAGCTGAATTCATCAAGGGCATGTGGTTGGAATTCGGAAAATTTGGATACCGTGTTGATAAAAAGGAAGCATTCAGAGCTTACTCGAGAGCCGCAGAGAAAGGCTATGCCAGGGCTGAGTATCGCATGGGGATGCAGTTCGAGAGTTCTGGTGAGCCCGAAAAAGCCATCCGACATTACGAGAAAGGCGTTGCTCTTGCCgattctgcttctttttACGTACGTTACATCTCCGTCACTATTTTTCATGGCTCGCGCTAATCGGTTGAGGTTATAGCGTttggggatgatgatcttgcttGGCCAGCATGGGCAGCGACAAGATTATCAAACGGGCCTTGATTATATCCAGCTAGCTGCGCAATCCTGCGACGAGAATGCGCCGCAGGGTGCCTACGTGTGTAGTTCCCTGAAATCTATTGGTATACTATTCAATCTGACATGGTATCTTGCAGGTTTATGGCATGCTTCTAGCACGGGAGCTGCCCCAAGTGAGCGTCCCGGAGAATTACCTTCCCCTAGATGTCAACGCCGCTCGCGTAAATATCGAGAAAGCTGCATACCATGGATTCGCTAAGGCCCAAGTCAAGATGGGCGCCGCATATGAACTGTGTCAACTAGGTTGCGATTTTAACCCGGCGTTATCTTTGCATTACAACGCATTGGCTGCCCGACAAGGAGAGCCAGAAGCGGAAATGGCCATCAGTAAATGGTTCCTTTGTGGGCATGAGGGtgtcttcgagaagaacgaCGAGTTGGCATTCACATACGCTCAGCGTGCAGCTCAGAGCGGCTTCCCAACTGCGGAATTCGCTCTGGGATACTTTTACGAAGTCGGTATCTTCGTCCAGGTTGATATTAAGGAAGCCAGAAGCTGGTATGCCAAGGCTGCGGCAAATGGAAACAAAGACGCTACTAGTCGAATCGACAGTATCTCACGTTCGAAGACGTTGTCCCGAAGGGATCATGAGCAGGTTGCCATCGCTCGGATCAAGTCACGCTACGGCTCTCACCAGCGGAATGAATCCATGCAATCAGCTTCGGAGAATCTTGAAATGCCCGATCCTTCCCGGATGAGTCTTTCAGATAATACCCCGCCAAGTGCTCCGTACCCCGACCGGCCACCTTCCAGGGCTCGGCCAGTGTACCCGCCAGGCTACTCGGTGCCTGACCCACGGCCAAGTTCAGCATTTGGCATCAACCCTAACATTCGCACCAGCGCTCCTAACTATAACCGTGCGGCATCTTATGGACCTGGGCCAATGGGGTATCGCTCTCCTGCCCCTGTCACACCCACCACCAGCGGTCCAGCAAGCCCCACGTCAGCAACACCCAAGCTAGATATTGGCTACTCCGCGCCGATTGAATCTCCGAACTCAAGACGCCCCCAACGCCTTGACAGTACACCGCCTGATCGGCGGCCTGTGAGGACGCCTGTTTCTGCTCAAGGCGGCCCTGTAGGCTCCCCGAAGCCAGTGACCTCTCCGTCTTCTGCAACATTTCCCCAGCGTAGTGAATCCATGCCGCCTCCAAGTGCACCTTTGGCATCCTCGACAACGCCAAAACCATCATCCGCGTCAGCCTCGGTCAGCCAGAAGCCTGCAGCACAGCCAGCCAAGTCTCAAGGCGGCCTACCGGGCAAAGGCCCAAAGACATTTGAGGAGATGGGAGTTCCGACTGCACAAAAGGACAACGACTGCGTATGCAATTCATCCTTTTCGTTAgctttttattattttacgAAAACTGACACCGTCATAGATCGTCATGTGATACCCATGAGTCGTTGTAGACTCTGCACTATAGTTCACTTGTTTCTTATCCGAAGGCTGCTTACGGACGGAGGTGGTACATAGAGGATTTAGTTCGTCATCGTGCGCTCTGATAACGAAAAGAAATTTGAGATATAGGAAGGGCTGTGGTGGGCAAGTTAAATTTCCCCTTCTTTAACGTATGCCTTCGTAATTGTACCGAGTCTCTTATCTTCTATTTTGGTCTTGCATTCGAGTTGGCGGTCGACTCACAATCCTTTGTTTAACATATTTGTAGCTGCTAACAAATGGCTGTTTTTGTTGaggaatttcttttttcgccTAGCCTTATAATTTCCAGACCATCTTACAAAAGATCTTTATAAATAAAAGTGTTCCCCACTCTCGTCAACTAGTCCACGTGAGGCTCGTGTGTTTGTATCACAGAGTAGTGGTAACTGCTTGTAGcatgatgatcatcatcccctCCCTGCCTTCGGCTCTCGTTTActcttgattttcttcctATTATCAgcatgaaagagaaggggcaAAGTGAGAAGATGCCGAACAACGGCAGTGAGTTTGTCACTCATGTTATGGATTCACAGGAATTCTAACCCCAAGCAGCTGTCAACGACGGGCCTACTTTG is a window from the Aspergillus oryzae RIB40 DNA, chromosome 6 genome containing:
- a CDS encoding 60S ribosomal protein uL15 (60s ribosomal protein L15/L27) translates to MPTRFSKTRKARGHVSAGYGRIGKHRKHPGGRGMAGGQHHHRTNLDKYHPGYFGKVGMRYFHKTNQQFWKPVINLDKLWSLVPAEQRDAYVNGQKTDTAPVIDLLPLGYSKVLGKGRIPEIPIVVRARYFSRDAERKIKEAGGVVELVA
- the chl1 gene encoding DNA helicase (helicase of the DEAD superfamily) translates to MEPQAEEFHHPYSPYDIQLQFMRALYSCIEKGKVAVFESPTGKLAGLSTGTLELLKRFQHKSSAHPRQDEDYGDEDIKILYCSRTHSQLTQFASELRRVNMPSSIPKDFSEGVADTDGLQEGVRHLSLGSRKNLCINPRVSSLDNVTAISERCLDMQQPGVAAEQRCPFLPSNENEAQVLQFRDHVLATVKDIEDIGKLGKDIGICPYYASRSVTKHSEIVTLPYPLLLQRSARDALDLSIKGHVVVIDEAHNLMDAISNIHSVTITLSELQTSLFQLTTYARKFKTRLKGKNRNYIAQVIRLVTSITDHLKTILETSQAPEGPVQPSDLMSGKGVDQINPYKLCRYLRESKLARKVDGYSEFSRERADRQADRKPSTPVLFHIQSFLLPLMNLSAEGKLFYIKAQGDIQLKYMLLDPMNQFREIVDDARAVILAGGTMSPMTDYIHHLFPYVPSSRLGTFSYGHVIPPENLIAQVLGKGVTGTEFDFTFETRDSERMVIPDGVVAFFPSYDYLSQVLSIWKRTLAGEKNRTVYDLIEGKKTILHESRDVTISTEELLQEYASIVGSGRGALLLSVVGGKLSEGINFSDRLGRGVLIVGLPFPNIRSAVWQAKIHYVEQKAYKESSGSDANRQLVAKAAGKDFYENSCMRAVNQCIGRAIRHRNDYAAIVLMDRRYDKPAIQGKLPAWIKQSMASSSALRPAGATIGSLSKFFVAQRTSKT
- a CDS encoding putative chitin synthase activator (Chs3) (extracellular protein SEL-1 and related proteins); this encodes MNRPPQGRGQPRLGATWYPGGQDDFYMPEVISPSPQRVMPEVPETMQDNIAHLEHEARSPHRSQYAPVQYDRSHFPERTSSAAVVQGQPITAGYEDTAHYEQAAVYDTMESPNFSAFPVLRNPPPNVPPTDEQREASLERARMAVLSSNDPEMQLAWAQDALAYVEVAVQNEARLSLIQPPRPQTPQVEHQLKVDAMNIVNFLADQHHPKAEFIKGMWLEFGKFGYRVDKKEAFRAYSRAAEKGYARAEYRMGMQFESSGEPEKAIRHYEKGVALADSASFYRLGMMILLGQHGQRQDYQTGLDYIQLAAQSCDENAPQGAYVYGMLLARELPQVSVPENYLPLDVNAARVNIEKAAYHGFAKAQVKMGAAYELCQLGCDFNPALSLHYNALAARQGEPEAEMAISKWFLCGHEGVFEKNDELAFTYAQRAAQSGFPTAEFALGYFYEVGIFVQVDIKEARSWYAKAAANGNKDATSRIDSISRSKTLSRRDHEQVAIARIKSRYGSHQRNESMQSASENLEMPDPSRMSLSDNTPPSAPYPDRPPSRARPVYPPGYSVPDPRPSSAFGINPNIRTSAPNYNRAASYGPGPMGYRSPAPVTPTTSGPASPTSATPKLDIGYSAPIESPNSRRPQRLDSTPPDRRPVRTPVSAQGGPVGSPKPVTSPSSATFPQRSESMPPPSAPLASSTTPKPSSASASVSQKPAAQPAKSQGGLPGKGPKTFEEMGVPTAQKDNDCLSTTGLLWFWTISVNHSPAFL